CTTCATCAGCACACTCACCGGAAAGTGCAACGGTTGAAGTTTTCTTTACCTCCCTGCAAAATAACCAAAGAGAAGAATCTATATCGGCCATGCCAGGTAAATCGCGGGCTTTAACTGCATCAGACAATGCATCTGTAAGTTGGTTTGTATCAATAGTAATGTAATGGTGTTGCGTATCAAACTCATGGGAAATGCGCCTTATCCATGGAGCATCCGAATTTGGTTGGAAGATGCCCGGTTTGAAGTATTTTTCATTGTCAAGATAATCAATGGAAAAAGTGTTCAGTTTACCTTTAGCTTTTTGGGTAAAGTGTTTTGAAGCTAACGCTGTTATTGCACTTGAGTCAAGTCCACCGGACAAAAATGTACACACAGGAACATCAGATATAAGTTGACGCTCAATAGTATCAGTAACGAGATATCTTACTTTTTCTATTGTAGTATCAAGATTATCTGTATGGGGCCTACTTTCCAATGACCAGTACTTGCGATGTCGTATTCCGGTAGAGTCAAACAGCAGATAGTGGGCCGGCTTTACTTCAAATATATTTTTGAATACGCCATGACCTGGGGTTCTGGCTGGCCCTAAAGCAAAGATTTCAGCCAGTCCTTCTGAAGTAAGCTCAGGCTTAATATTGGGATGGGCAAGAAGCGATTTCAACTCTGAGGCAAAAATCAAGGAACTTCCTCGGAGAGCGTAGAATAATGGCTTTACCCCGAATCTATCACGGGCAAGAAATATGCTTTGAGTTTTTTCATCCCATATTGCAAAGGCATATATGCCATTTAGATGATCTACACACTGATTTCCCCATTCCAGATATGAAACTAGTAAAACTTCCGTATCTGATTTGCTTATAAAAATATGCCCCAGGTCTTCCAATTCTTCACGAAGGTCTTTTGTATTGTATAGTTCACCGTTATAAGTAATAACATAATTAAAGCTGCCCCTTTGGCGTATCATTGGCTGACGGCCTCCTGAGGGATCTACTACGACCAGGCGTCTGTGGGCTATTATTGCATGCTTGGCAAGCCAGATACCCGATGCATCAGGCCCTCTGGGCGATAGTTTTTGAGACATGGCTTCTAAAATACTCTGTTGCTGTGACAGGTCTTCTTTTAAGTCAATCCA
Above is a window of Clostridia bacterium DNA encoding:
- the asnB gene encoding asparagine synthase (glutamine-hydrolyzing), with the translated sequence MCGIAGWIDLKEDLSQQQSILEAMSQKLSPRGPDASGIWLAKHAIIAHRRLVVVDPSGGRQPMIRQRGSFNYVITYNGELYNTKDLREELEDLGHIFISKSDTEVLLVSYLEWGNQCVDHLNGIYAFAIWDEKTQSIFLARDRFGVKPLFYALRGSSLIFASELKSLLAHPNIKPELTSEGLAEIFALGPARTPGHGVFKNIFEVKPAHYLLFDSTGIRHRKYWSLESRPHTDNLDTTIEKVRYLVTDTIERQLISDVPVCTFLSGGLDSSAITALASKHFTQKAKGKLNTFSIDYLDNEKYFKPGIFQPNSDAPWIRRISHEFDTQHHYITIDTNQLTDALSDAVKARDLPGMADIDSSLWLFCREVKKTSTVALSGECADEVFGGYPWFHREDALNASTFPWSGSLSERTNYFSPELNEAINAAEYIERRYQETLKEVPRLKEEDSLEARKRELFYLNIVWFMSVLLDRKDRMSMAHGLEVRVPYCDHRLVEYVWNIPWAMKALGGREKGLLRKALENILPDDVLYRKKSPYPKTHNPAYEKAVVKWLTEILNDRNSPILPLVNNKFLKAQSGSMSDYGEPWFGQLMAAPQMYAYLIQVDTWLRENKVSLI